In Taeniopygia guttata chromosome 34, bTaeGut7.mat, whole genome shotgun sequence, a genomic segment contains:
- the LOC140681300 gene encoding serine/threonine-protein kinase pim-1-like has protein sequence MARLENALSALQPLLGLPRAKPRAAAPAAGRSRAQPTTPGTAPVPPCPAGPGLPQPPVRAAPARLCRSPARRLQGGGRCPARSRKRVRARRPAGARPAPLAALAGGAGPGRKADGSLLAAGQRRQRQERYLLGPQLGSGGFSTVFSGIRLSDGSPVALKRVARESVLQWDELPDGTRVPLEVVLMEKVGSGCQNIIQLLDWFELPDSFILVLERPGASRDLLEFLQEQDQGFLCEEQARWVFCQVLEAVWHCTACGVLHRDIKPENLLVDLESGDLKLIDFGCGTFLQERAFTDFAGTRVYSPPEWTWLGCYHGHAATTWSLGVLLYVMVCGSLPFQDDQAIVLGKLFFRRQLSPELQHLIRWCLAKHPADRPELEEISRHHWVWGRRF, from the exons atggcCCGGCTTGAAAacgccctgtctgctttgcagccgCTCCTGGGTCTCCCCcgtgccaagcctcgggctgcagccccggccgccggcaggagcagagcccagcccacgacgccggggacagcgccggtgccgccctgccccgctggcccggggctgccgcagccgcctgtgcgcgctgccccggcccggctctgccgctcgccagcccggcggctgcagggcggtggccgctgcccggcgcgcagcaggaagcgggtgagagcgcggcggcccgcgggggcccggcccgctccactcgcggcACTTGCGGGAGGGGCGGgtcctgggcgcaaggctgatggctcgctcttggccgcagggcaaaggaggcagcggcaggagcggTACCTGCtgggcccgcagctgggcagcggcggcttcagcaccgtcttctcgggcatccgcctctcggacggcagcccg gtggccctcaaacgcgtggcccgggagagcgtcctgcagtgggacgagctg cccgacggcacccgcgtgcccttggaggtggtgctgatggagaaggtgggctctggctgccagaacatcatccagctgctcgactggtttgagctgccgGATAGCTTCATCCTGGTGCTGGAGCGTCCGGGAGCATCACGGGATCTCCTGgagttcctgcaggagcaggaccaggggttcctgtgcgaggagcaggcgcgctgggttttctgccaggtgctggaggccgtgtggcactgcaccgcctgcggcgtcctgcaccgggacatcaagccggagaacctcctcgtggacctGGAGAGcggcgacctgaagctcatcgacttcggttgcggcaccttcctccaggagcgggccttcaCGGActttgccg gaacgcgcgtgtacagcccgcccgagtggacCTGGCTGGGTTgctaccacggccacgcggcgACCACCTGGTCCCTGGGCGTgctgctgtacgtcatggtctgcggcagcctccccttccaggacgaccAAGCCATCGTGCTGGGGAAGCTCTTCTTCCGGCggcagctctctccag agctccagcacctgatccgatggtgtttggccaagcaccctgcggacaggccggagctggaggagatctCGCGCCACCATTGGGTGtggggccggcgtttttga